Proteins encoded in a region of the Candidatus Methylomirabilis sp. genome:
- a CDS encoding GYD domain-containing protein, giving the protein MKFVTLAKVSPGAWSKLQNELPAACYEGMKAAYVTYGQYDLVIEWEAKDLEMANKVMKHMAGSGLLTSETLVVASTLKEFGTI; this is encoded by the coding sequence ATGAAATTTGTCACATTAGCGAAGGTAAGTCCAGGAGCGTGGTCCAAATTGCAAAACGAACTTCCTGCCGCCTGCTACGAGGGGATGAAGGCCGCTTATGTCACCTATGGCCAATATGATCTTGTCATCGAATGGGAAGCCAAGGATTTGGAGATGGCAAATAAGGTTATGAAGCACATGGCCGGTTCAGGCCTGCTTACTTCTGAGACATTAGTGGTCGCCTCTACTCTGAAGGAATTCGGTACGATATAG
- a CDS encoding porin, giving the protein MAQRKSWVRGVVLGSALLLAPVGAWADKLTELEQAFETQQKSLQQLQQEMNRLRQDRTAQQTEIDRRVMEVEKKAAEAAASSLLTGYEPGKGFFLKSADDQFRLNLGGYIQTWMQVEGSRREAEYDGFVAAGKARHTPSTFKQRRTRIILSGQLYKDFNFHIEPELSFGATGPNNSAGAATDNSNGGGARLEAGWASYTYAPWAKVKVGQFRDMFSLEMITASQDLDFAERSVATRALAPDLQLGLQLSGNVKLANVLPVFYSAGVFNGCGRIDQCKGGIDNDGDKEVLGRFAFAPPMPFGNLTIGLNADYRTFRIVKNSGATDVNGVTTPVVGTSFHRFNPVGPTGVALAGNGVGGTQNGFLINGNRVTGGGDFAFDFYPFLVKGEYLYATQERDALGAGGSNLDNLIMQGGYGTVGYWIFGNKRSGLLAIGRYEHFRVDDRSGAFNAAAGTSEKPMEMRSGTAGLNWYVNPSVRVRANYIATSLSPRENMTGLSNATSDSKVAHQGIAELQLLF; this is encoded by the coding sequence AGCGCCTTGCTGCTCGCCCCGGTGGGGGCGTGGGCCGACAAGCTCACAGAGCTCGAGCAGGCCTTTGAGACGCAGCAGAAGTCGCTGCAGCAGTTGCAACAGGAGATGAACCGGCTGCGGCAAGACCGGACCGCGCAACAGACAGAGATTGACCGGCGCGTGATGGAGGTGGAGAAGAAGGCTGCCGAGGCCGCAGCCTCGTCCCTGCTCACTGGGTATGAGCCCGGGAAAGGGTTCTTCCTGAAGTCCGCCGATGACCAGTTCCGACTGAACCTTGGCGGGTATATCCAGACGTGGATGCAAGTTGAAGGGTCGCGAAGGGAAGCAGAATACGATGGATTCGTGGCAGCCGGGAAGGCACGGCACACCCCGAGCACCTTTAAGCAGCGTCGCACCCGGATCATCCTGAGCGGCCAGCTTTACAAAGACTTTAACTTCCACATCGAGCCGGAGCTCTCCTTCGGCGCAACTGGACCTAACAACAGCGCCGGTGCCGCTACCGATAACAGTAATGGCGGCGGTGCGCGACTCGAAGCAGGATGGGCCAGCTACACCTATGCTCCTTGGGCAAAGGTGAAGGTCGGACAGTTCAGGGATATGTTCAGCCTCGAGATGATCACCGCCTCTCAGGACCTGGACTTCGCTGAGCGGTCGGTCGCCACCAGGGCGCTTGCCCCTGACCTGCAGCTAGGTCTCCAACTCTCGGGCAATGTGAAACTTGCCAACGTGCTACCTGTCTTCTATAGCGCGGGCGTCTTCAACGGCTGCGGTCGTATCGACCAGTGTAAAGGCGGCATTGACAATGACGGCGACAAAGAGGTTCTCGGTCGTTTTGCCTTTGCGCCCCCGATGCCCTTCGGGAATCTCACCATCGGCCTGAACGCCGATTACCGCACCTTCCGGATAGTAAAGAATAGTGGCGCGACCGATGTCAACGGCGTGACGACGCCTGTTGTCGGCACCTCGTTTCACCGCTTCAACCCGGTGGGTCCGACCGGAGTCGCACTGGCAGGCAACGGTGTCGGCGGGACCCAGAACGGCTTCCTGATCAACGGTAACCGTGTCACCGGCGGCGGCGATTTCGCGTTCGACTTCTACCCGTTCCTCGTCAAGGGTGAGTACCTCTACGCCACCCAGGAGCGCGACGCGTTAGGCGCCGGCGGCAGCAATCTCGATAACCTTATCATGCAGGGCGGCTATGGAACGGTCGGCTACTGGATCTTCGGTAACAAGCGCAGTGGCCTGCTGGCCATCGGTCGCTACGAGCACTTCCGCGTCGATGACCGCTCTGGCGCATTCAATGCGGCCGCGGGTACTAGCGAGAAGCCGATGGAGATGCGTTCCGGCACCGCCGGCCTGAACTGGTATGTTAACCCCAGCGTTCGGGTGCGGGCCAACTACATTGCCACCAGCCTCAGTCCACGTGAGAATATGACCGGGCTGAGCAATGCCACCTCAGATAGCAAGGTTGCTCATCAAGGGATCGCCGAGTTGCAACTCTTGTTCTAA
- the amoB gene encoding bacterial ammonia monooxygenase, subunit AmoB codes for MRIGRAALSAIIMGSIALSAATAWAHGERSQEPFMRMRTITFYDTKWSKARVKPGETMDLTGKFHTFSEWPRAVNLPESIFLHYSVPGPSMLKKEAWMNGMPVINATSTVLGGDYDYRMGIMGRVTGTYHVHPMVNIEGGGPLVGGGEFVTVDGDWSNFTNTITTIDGQTVDMETYGRSRIIGWWLLWTFMGVFWLVWWVRRPFVRRLFQVGVVPEEELVSAGDRTLAMVLVVATVVIVAIGYVTTNGAFPITIPLQTGRMHAPELKPTTEFTPYAHATIKARPITAVYTVPGRSLGMVLEVTNGSGKPQHVGGFITANLQFRDPALFPDSRLKIKVEPAGPINPGQTATISVDATDAEWEYQRLAELIYDSDSRYGGLLEFFDADKNRQIVEVGGPVIPSFEGGATALSGGGKWRPTSQYK; via the coding sequence ATGAGGATAGGACGAGCGGCGTTGTCGGCGATCATCATGGGATCGATCGCTCTGTCCGCGGCAACGGCATGGGCCCATGGTGAGCGGTCGCAGGAGCCGTTTATGCGGATGCGCACGATAACATTTTATGATACGAAATGGTCAAAGGCCCGAGTCAAGCCTGGTGAGACGATGGACCTCACCGGGAAGTTCCACACATTCAGTGAATGGCCGAGGGCCGTCAATCTCCCCGAGTCGATCTTTCTGCACTACTCTGTGCCAGGCCCATCAATGCTCAAGAAAGAGGCATGGATGAATGGCATGCCTGTCATTAACGCCACCAGTACGGTACTCGGTGGAGACTATGATTATAGAATGGGTATTATGGGGCGGGTTACCGGGACCTATCACGTCCACCCGATGGTGAATATCGAGGGTGGAGGGCCTCTGGTCGGTGGAGGCGAATTTGTCACGGTCGACGGCGATTGGAGCAACTTTACCAACACGATCACGACCATCGATGGCCAGACGGTAGATATGGAAACCTATGGACGAAGTCGGATCATCGGTTGGTGGCTCCTGTGGACCTTCATGGGGGTCTTCTGGCTGGTGTGGTGGGTGAGGCGGCCGTTTGTTCGGCGTCTCTTCCAGGTGGGGGTTGTGCCTGAGGAGGAGCTTGTCAGTGCCGGCGATCGGACGTTGGCAATGGTTCTCGTTGTTGCGACGGTCGTCATTGTGGCCATCGGCTACGTCACGACCAACGGTGCCTTCCCCATTACGATTCCACTGCAGACAGGTAGAATGCATGCGCCTGAGCTGAAGCCCACGACGGAGTTTACGCCGTATGCCCATGCGACCATAAAGGCCAGACCTATCACTGCGGTCTATACTGTGCCTGGGCGTTCTCTTGGGATGGTCCTCGAGGTCACGAACGGTTCGGGCAAGCCTCAGCATGTGGGGGGATTCATCACGGCCAATCTGCAATTCCGGGATCCGGCATTGTTCCCGGATTCACGGCTCAAGATCAAGGTTGAGCCGGCCGGTCCCATCAATCCTGGTCAGACCGCGACAATATCGGTGGATGCCACCGATGCGGAATGGGAATACCAGAGGCTGGCTGAGTTGATCTATGACTCAGACAGTCGATACGGCGGCCTGCTTGAGTTCTTTGATGCAGACAAGAACCGACAAATTGTGGAGGTTGGTGGACCTGTCATCCCGTCCTTTGAGGGTGGCGCAACCGCCTTGTCTGGCGGGGGCAAATGGCGACCGACTAGCCAGTACAAGTAG
- the ftsH gene encoding ATP-dependent zinc metalloprotease FtsH has protein sequence MKKRYFQIASVVALILVVSAVAFFPFYGSSQKASTQVIFSDFMDLVESGQIAGTAIFNENTHTIYFHVTSGQHLRTVYSKEATEPLQELLKKKGLRFAIEPPAGGSIWLGLLFNFLPFLVIIGLFVMMGRRSQMGGGGGPMSFGKSKAKLHDATKPKVTFADVAGEEEPKEELLEVIEFLKHPQKYQVLHAKIPRGLLLVGPPGCGKTLLAKAVAGEAGVPFFSLSGSEFVEVFVGVGASRVRDLFEQAKKNAPCLVFIDEIDAVGRHRGAGLGGGNDEREQTLNQLLVAMDGFEDNMGIIVIAATNRPDILDPALLRPGRFDRRIIVDNPDSKGRKAILEVHLREIPVGPDVNVDVLAKQTPGFSGADLASVVNEGALLAARRDKDRVSMVDFDEAVERVIAGPLRRSRALTPKEREMVAYHEAGHAILRKLLPKADPPHKVTIVSRGMALGYVMGAPPEDRYTRTRSELLAEVSVGMGGRVAEDLIFGEITTGASNDFEQATGMVRRMVTNFGMSDKLGPVTLGRSGGPVFLGRDMIDSRNYSEEIAYQIDQEVRRIIDECYQVARQTIEANREKLVRVAKALIERETLFAEELDDVMAGKVVALEPSRPTSVEAGPETAAVPTAPSASPPA, from the coding sequence GTGAAAAAGCGTTACTTTCAGATTGCGAGCGTGGTCGCCCTGATCCTTGTTGTCTCGGCCGTGGCCTTCTTCCCATTTTACGGGAGCTCCCAGAAGGCCTCTACTCAGGTTATCTTCAGCGACTTCATGGATTTAGTGGAATCGGGACAGATCGCCGGAACGGCGATCTTCAACGAAAATACCCATACCATCTACTTCCATGTCACCTCGGGGCAGCACCTTCGGACTGTCTACAGCAAGGAGGCGACGGAGCCCTTGCAAGAGCTGTTAAAAAAGAAGGGTCTTCGCTTTGCGATCGAGCCACCAGCCGGCGGATCGATCTGGCTCGGCCTCTTGTTCAACTTCTTGCCGTTCCTCGTGATTATCGGCCTGTTTGTGATGATGGGGCGTCGGTCGCAGATGGGGGGAGGCGGCGGCCCGATGTCGTTCGGCAAGTCTAAGGCAAAACTGCACGACGCGACCAAGCCCAAGGTGACATTCGCAGACGTGGCCGGGGAGGAAGAACCGAAGGAGGAGTTGCTGGAGGTCATCGAGTTCTTGAAACACCCCCAAAAGTATCAGGTGCTGCACGCCAAGATTCCCCGGGGGCTTCTGCTGGTGGGGCCCCCAGGCTGCGGGAAGACGCTCCTCGCCAAGGCGGTCGCTGGAGAGGCAGGGGTCCCGTTCTTCTCGCTCTCCGGCTCCGAGTTCGTGGAGGTCTTCGTGGGGGTAGGCGCCAGCCGCGTTCGCGACCTGTTCGAACAGGCCAAAAAGAACGCCCCCTGCCTGGTATTCATTGATGAGATCGATGCGGTGGGCCGCCATCGTGGGGCAGGCCTCGGCGGCGGGAACGACGAGCGAGAGCAGACGCTGAACCAATTGCTGGTCGCGATGGACGGCTTCGAAGACAACATGGGGATCATCGTGATCGCGGCCACCAACCGACCGGACATCCTTGATCCCGCGCTGCTGCGACCGGGGAGATTTGACCGGCGCATCATTGTGGACAACCCGGACAGCAAGGGCCGCAAGGCGATCTTGGAGGTCCATTTGCGAGAAATACCTGTTGGACCTGACGTCAACGTCGACGTGCTCGCTAAGCAGACGCCGGGCTTCTCCGGTGCGGATCTGGCCAGCGTGGTGAATGAAGGAGCGCTCCTCGCCGCTCGGCGAGACAAGGACCGTGTCAGCATGGTTGACTTTGATGAGGCGGTCGAACGCGTGATCGCGGGGCCTCTGCGGCGCAGTCGCGCCCTGACTCCGAAGGAGCGTGAGATGGTGGCCTACCATGAAGCCGGGCATGCCATCCTGCGCAAGCTCCTGCCTAAGGCCGATCCGCCCCACAAGGTGACAATCGTCTCACGCGGGATGGCGCTCGGCTATGTCATGGGGGCGCCACCAGAAGACCGCTACACCCGTACGCGGTCCGAACTACTCGCGGAGGTCAGCGTCGGCATGGGTGGCCGCGTCGCTGAGGATTTGATTTTCGGCGAGATTACTACCGGAGCATCGAACGACTTTGAGCAGGCGACCGGCATGGTCCGCCGGATGGTGACCAATTTCGGCATGTCGGACAAGCTTGGTCCCGTCACGCTGGGCAGGTCGGGTGGGCCGGTCTTTCTCGGCCGCGATATGATCGACAGCCGAAACTATAGTGAAGAGATCGCCTACCAGATCGACCAGGAGGTCCGCCGTATCATCGACGAGTGCTACCAGGTGGCTCGGCAAACGATCGAGGCAAACCGGGAGAAGCTAGTGCGGGTGGCGAAGGCCCTGATCGAGCGCGAAACCCTATTCGCCGAGGAACTGGACGACGTCATGGCGGGAAAGGTGGTGGCGCTGGAGCCTTCGCGGCCAACCAGTGTTGAGGCAGGCCCAGAAACTGCGGCTGTGCCAACCGCACCGTCGGCGTCGCCACCAGCTTGA